One part of the Neoarius graeffei isolate fNeoGra1 chromosome 2, fNeoGra1.pri, whole genome shotgun sequence genome encodes these proteins:
- the slc38a2 gene encoding sodium-coupled neutral amino acid symporter 2 codes for MNLTPGKSEMSRFNISPDEESSSSSTSIDYTNCTSKKMPLSNCSQYGDVDPESQKFLQSYDQGKKKYEIEYHPGTASFGMSVFNLGNAIMGSGILGLSYAMANTGIALFVILLVAVLIFSLYSVHLLLKTANEGGAMVYEQLGYKAFGLPGKLAASISISMQNIGAISSYLYIVKYELPIVIKEFVGGEGEWYTNGAYLMLLVTGFIILPLSLFKTLGYLGYTSGFSLLCMVFFLIVVIYKKFQIPCPLPNDLLNMTLNTTFAHPNTTATTYNEDSCRPKYFIFNSQTVYAVPILTFAFVCHPAILPMYEELKDRSRRKMQGVANVSFLLMFVMYLLAALFGYLTFHDMVEPELLHTYSKVYRVDVVLLIVRLAVLTAVTLTVPVVLFPIRASVNQLLCPSKDFSWIRHIAITVVLLVGVSMLVIFVPTIRDIFGFIGASAAAMLIFILPSAFYIKLVKKEPINSVQKIGAILFLACGFMVMFGSMSLIILDWVHNAGATQGQGDGH; via the exons ATGAACTTAACGCCTGGAAAATCAGAGATGAGCCGTTTCAACATTTCCCCAGATGAAGAAAGCAGCTCCAGTTCCACCAGCATCGACTACACGAATTGTACCAGCAAGAAAATGCCACTGAGCAATTGCAG TCAATACGGTGATGTGGACCCGGAAAGTCAGAAGTTCCTCCAAAGTTACGACCAAGGAAAAAAGAAATATGAAATTGAATAT CACCCTGGTACAGCTTCATTTGGGATGTCCGTGTTCAACCTGGGCAATGCCATCATGGGCAGCGGGATACTCGGCTTATCGTATGCCATGGCCAACACAGGCATTGCACTGTTTGT CATCCTGCTGGTAGCCGTGCTCATATTTTCCCTCTACTCTGTACATCTGCTGCTCAAGACCGCTAATGAAGGAGGTGCTATGGTCTACGAGCAATTGGGCTACAAGGCTTTCGGCTTGCCAGGCAAGCTTGCAGCATCGATCTCCATCAGCATGCAGAACATTGGAG CCATATCCAGCTACCTCTACATTGTGAAGTACGAATTACCAATAGTCATCAAAGAATTTGTCGGAGGCGAAGG ggaATGGTACACTAACGGAGCTTACTTGATGTTGCTTGTTACAGGCTTCATTATTTTGCCACTTTCACTGTTTAAAACCCTGG GCTATCTTGGCTATACAAGCGGGTTCTCGTTGTTGTGCATGGTCTTCTTCCTGATTGTG GTGATCTATAAAAAGTTCCAGATCCCCTGCCCTCTACCCAACGACCTCCTCAACATGACATTAAACACCACGTTTGCACATCCCAACACCACGGCCACCACCTATAACGAGGATTCTTGCAGACCCAAATACTTCATCTTTAACTCACAG ACTGTGTATGCCGTGCCTATTCTGACCTTTGCCTTCGTGTGCCACCCGGCCATCTTGCCCATGTACGAGGAGCTCAAAGA TCGTTCTCGGAGAAAGATGCAGGGTGTTGCTAATGTGTCTTTCCTGCTGATGTTCGTCATGTATCTGCTCGCTGCTCTATTTGGCTACCTGACCTTCCACG ATATGGTCGAGCCTGAACTTTTACACACGTACTCAAAGGTCTACAGAGTCGACGTGGTGTTGCTGATTGTACGTCTGGCTGTGCTGACTGCCGTCACGCTTACTGTCCCTGTTGTCCTCTTTCCT ATCCGTGCCTCGGTGAATCAGCTGTTATGTCCCTCAAAAGATTTCAGCTGGATCCGCCACATTGCCATTACAGTGGTTTTGTTGGTTGGGGTCAGCATGCTCGTCATCTTCGTCCCCACTATTAGGGATATCTTTGGGTTCATCG GTGCTTCTGCTGCTGCTATGCTGATCTTCATCCTGCCGTCTGCCTTCTACATCAAGCTGGTGAAGAAGGAGCCCATCAACTCTGTGCAGAAGATAGGG GCCATCCTGTTCCTGGCCTGTGGATTCATGGTCATGTTTGGTTCCATGAGTCTTATCATCCTGGATTGGGTCCACAATGCTGGTGCTACTCAGGGCCAGGGCGACGGTCACTAA